The Alkalispirochaeta americana genome segment ATTTGGAACACCTCTTTGCCGCGCCTGTGCGGGTTCGCGGGAACGAGATGATCCTTGATAGTCCCGATGAGACGATGCAAAAGCGCTTCGTCTCGCTCCTGAGCGAGCTCCAGGAACAGAGCCGGTGTGGCCACGAGCCCGATGCCGGTTTAATCGATGCGATCCACCGCAATCTCGACAAAAACGACCAGGCTGGCCTGGAGGGTATGCGCAAGGTCTCCCTGGAGATTCCTCTGGCCAGGTCCAGAGTCTTTCCCAGGACAGCCGGACAAGCGCGGGTTATGGAAAGCCTTCAGAAAAAAAGCCTCTCTTTTCTGATCGGCCCCGCCGGTACCGGCAAAACCTATCTTGCCGTTGCCCACGCCCTTCGGGAGCTGCTTTCGAAGCAAAAACGCAAGCTGGTTCTGACGCGTCCTGTGGTCGAGGCGGGCGAGAGCCTTGGTTTTCTGCCGGGCGACTTGACTCAGAAGATCAGTCCCTACCTGAGGCCTCTCTACGACGCTATCGAGGATCTGATTCCGGCGGACCTGTTGCGGCGTCTGGAAGAGCAGAACATGATCGAGATTGCTCCTCTGGCATATATGCGGGGCCGCAGTCTGAGAGATTGCTACGTGATCCTCGACGAGGCCCAGAACACGACCCGGGAGCAGATGAAAATGTTTCTCACCCGGCTCGGGGAAAATACCTGCGCCGCCATAACCGGTGATGTAACCCAGGTGGATCTGCCGCGCCGGGTCCAGTCGGGGCTCCTTCACGCGGCGGGGATACTCAAAGACCTGGACGATATTTCTGTAATTCATCTTGGACGGGAGGACGTGGTTCGCAGTGTCCTGGTCCAGAATATTATCAAGGCCTACGATGAAGAAAGATCCTGACCCGGACCAGGCCAGTTCGGAAACTGGCGTCGATATACGCACGGAGAATCTGGAGCCGCCACCCTGGATACCAGCTCTGGAGCGCTACGTTCTCCTGGTGCTGAAACGGCTGGAACTGACGGGGCGGGAGGTGTCTTTTCTGCTCACCGATGATTCCTTTATGCAAGATCTCAACAGGCAGTACCGATCGCTGGACGAGCCCACCGATGTGCTCTCCTTCGGTGGGGACGATTTTGATGGCGGCGATCCTTCCGGTGAAGTCGGTTTTCCTCCCTCCGGGGGCGATCAGGAGCTTTCGGGGCCCGCTCCGGCCCTGGGCGATGTGGTAATAGACCTTCCCTATGTGGAGCGCCAGGCCCGAAGATTTTCCGTCCCCCTGGAGGAAGAGCTGCGTCGGGTAACGGTCCACGCACTGCTGCACCTTGCCGGACATACCCACGAAACACGGGATTTTTCCCGGGAACCAATGCTACAACTTCAGGAGAAACTGGTGTGCGAAATTCCGGAGACGCTCTTTTGAAACGCCCGACCTTCGTCTCTAAAGTGCTGCGATCCTTCCTGGCCGAGGACGATGCCCTGAGAACCCCGCTCCATCAGGAGACGAGGGAAATGATCAAGGGTATTCATGGCCTGGCCGACACCACGGTGCGGGAGGTGATGGTTCCCAGGATCGATTCGGTTTTTCTCAGTATCGATCTCCCTACAGAGGAGCTTGTCTCCAGAATCGCCGAAACAGGACACTCCCGATTTCCCGTCTACAAGGACACCATCGATAACGTGGTGGGAATGCTCTACGCCAAGGATTTGCTCCAGTATCTGACAAACGGCGAGACAATACGGATGGACACGCTTCTGCGAAAGCCCTTTTTTGTTCCCGAAAGCAAGCGTCTGGACGGCCTTTTGCGGGAGATGAAGCGCCGGCGCGTTCATATCGCCGTTGCCGTGGATGAGTACGGCGGTGTCTCAGGCCTGGTTTGCATGGAAGACATCATTGAAGAAATTGTGGGAGATATCCAGGACGAGTTCGATAACGAGCGGGAAGACCTCCTGGAGCTGGGAAACCATACGTACCTCTGTGATGCCCGGATCAACCTGGA includes the following:
- the ybeY gene encoding rRNA maturation RNase YbeY; translated protein: MKKDPDPDQASSETGVDIRTENLEPPPWIPALERYVLLVLKRLELTGREVSFLLTDDSFMQDLNRQYRSLDEPTDVLSFGGDDFDGGDPSGEVGFPPSGGDQELSGPAPALGDVVIDLPYVERQARRFSVPLEEELRRVTVHALLHLAGHTHETRDFSREPMLQLQEKLVCEIPETLF
- a CDS encoding hemolysin family protein — its product is MKRPTFVSKVLRSFLAEDDALRTPLHQETREMIKGIHGLADTTVREVMVPRIDSVFLSIDLPTEELVSRIAETGHSRFPVYKDTIDNVVGMLYAKDLLQYLTNGETIRMDTLLRKPFFVPESKRLDGLLREMKRRRVHIAVAVDEYGGVSGLVCMEDIIEEIVGDIQDEFDNEREDLLELGNHTYLCDARINLEDMEETLGITLPDDDYDTLGGFVFDLFGKIPVKFEKVSHDNIDFIVQDMDGHKIKTIKVMVKPDEAPRNDER
- a CDS encoding PhoH family protein → MSDTTALVLSDGAMLQKICGANDRNIRHLEHLFAAPVRVRGNEMILDSPDETMQKRFVSLLSELQEQSRCGHEPDAGLIDAIHRNLDKNDQAGLEGMRKVSLEIPLARSRVFPRTAGQARVMESLQKKSLSFLIGPAGTGKTYLAVAHALRELLSKQKRKLVLTRPVVEAGESLGFLPGDLTQKISPYLRPLYDAIEDLIPADLLRRLEEQNMIEIAPLAYMRGRSLRDCYVILDEAQNTTREQMKMFLTRLGENTCAAITGDVTQVDLPRRVQSGLLHAAGILKDLDDISVIHLGREDVVRSVLVQNIIKAYDEERS